The Alistipes megaguti sequence GGGGAGTTCCGGCCGCCCCTAAAACCCGGCTCTTAGCCGGGCTCTTAGTCAGGAGCGCAGAACCGGAACGGGAACCTGGGGAGTTCCGGCCGCCCCTAAAACCCGGCTCTTAGCCGGGCTCTTAGTCGGGAGCGCAGAACCGGACTGGAAACCTGGGGAGTTCCGGCCGCCCCTAAAACCCGACTCTTAGTCGGGCTCTTAGCCGGGTTACTCCCACTCGATCGTTGCGGGCGGTTTCGAGGAGATGTCGTAGACTACGCGGTTGACCCCCTTGACCTTGTTGATGATCTCGTTCGAGACATCGGCCAGGAATTCGTAGGGAAGGTGAACCCAGTCGGCCGTCATGCCGTCGGTCGAGGTCACGGCCCGCAGCGCTACACAGCTCTCATAGGTGCGCTCGTCGCCCATCACGCCAACGCTCTTCACCGGAAGCAGGATGGCTCCCGCCTGCCAAACCTTGTCGTAAAGTCCGGCAGCGTGCAGGGCGTCGATATAAATTTTGTCCACGTTCTGAAGAATCTCGACCTTCTCGGGGGTGATGTCACCCAGAATGCGGATGGCAAGGCCCGGTCCCGGGAAGGGATGGCGGCCAATCAGATGCTCGGAGATGCCCAGCGAACGGCCTACGCGGCGCACCTCGTCCTTGAACAACAGCCGCAGCGGCTCAACAATCCGCAGATTCATCTTCTCGGGCAGTCCACCCACGTTGTGGTGCGACTTGATCGTGGCCGAAGGCCCGTTCACGGAGCACGACTCGATTACGTCGGGATAGATCGTCCCCTGAGCCAGCCAGCGGACATCCTTGATCTGCATGGCCTCCTCGTTGAAGACCTCCACGAAATCACGGCCGATGATCTTGCGCTTCTTCTCGGGATCGGTGACGCCGGCCAGATCGCCCAGGAACTTCGCTCCGGCCTTCACCCCCTTGACATTGAGCCCCATGTTCTCGTACGAGGCCAGCACCTCGTCGAACTCGTTCTTGCGCAGTAGCCCCGAATCGACGAAGATGCAGTAGAGGTTCTTCCCGATGGCCTTGTGCAGCAGCACGGCAGCCACCGACGAATCCACACCGCCCGACAGACCGAGCACGACCTTGTCGTTGCCCAGCTTCTCGCGCAGATCCCGAACGGTCGACTCGACGAAACTCTCCGAAGTCCACGACTGCGAGCAGCCGCAGATCCCCACGACGAAGTTCTTCAGGAGGTGCGTGCCGTCGGTCGAGTGGTAAACCTCCGGGTGGAACTGGATGCCCCACGTCTGCTCGCCCTCGATGTGGAAGGCGGCTACGCGGACATCCTCCGTACTGGCGACGATCCTGTAGTTGTCGGGGACGCGCGTGATGGTATCGCCGTGCGACATCCACACCTGCGTCGGCGAGGGAAGACCCTGCATGAGGGCATCCGCCGGATCACTCACCGTGAGCATCGCCCGGCCGTATTCGCGGCTCGGCGCCGGCTTGACCTCACCCCCGAAGGCGTGAGCCAGGAACTGCGCGCCGTAGCAGACGCCCAGCAGCGGCAGACGCCCCTTGATGGCCGAAAGATCGGGCGTCGGGGCCTGGGCATCGCGCACCGAATAGGGGCTGCCCGAGAGAATCACACCCCGCACCGATTCGTCCAGCGTCGGAATCTTGTTGAAGGGGTGAATCTCGCAATAGACGTTCAGCTCGCGCACACGCCGCGCAATGAGCTGCGTGTACTGCGATCCGAAGTCGAGAATCAATATTTTTTCCTGCATGATAGTAGGTTTATACTCTATTTTTTTACCGGACGATTGAAGGAGCCTGCCAGACGCATCTCTTCGGCAAATGCCGAACTGCCCGCTTCTCGAATGCGTTCAATGCAGCCGCGACGGTCGGAACGAAAGAGGAAGCCGAAAACCTTGCCGATAAAAGCGTTGAATTTGCGGCACTCGTCCAAAGGCATCAACGTACAATCGGCGCAGCTCTGCCATCCGTGTTCGAGGCAGCAGGACCGAATCTCACACCACGCTGCCTTCTCATTGGCATGGCATCCCGGACAAACGCCCTTGCCGAACTTGCGGCATCCTCCGCAGAAAAGGCCGCAAGCCGCAACCTCCGGATTCATGGTCGTCCCGGATTTAGTGTTCGCTCGAGTAGTTCGGGGCCTCGCTCGTGATCGTCACGTCGTGCGGGTGGCTCTCGTGCATACCCGAAGCCGTGATGCGGATGAACTGCGCCTTCTGCAGCGTCCGGATGTCCTTCGCACCGCAGTAGCCCATACCCGAACGCAGACCGCCGATCAGCTGATAGACCGTCTCGCTCAGCGAACCCTTGAACGGCACGCGGGCCACGATACCCTCCGGAACGAGTTTGCTGATGTTGCCCTCGCAACCCTTCTGGAAGTAGCGGTCGGCCGATCCGGCACGCATGGCGTCGATCGAACCCATGCCGCGGTAGGCCTTGAACTTACGGCCGTTGTAGATGATCGTGTCGCCCGGAGCCTCCTCCGTACCGGCGAACATCGAACCGATCATCACGCAGTCGCCGCCCGCAGCCAGCGCCTTGACGATGTCGCCCGAGTAGCGCAGACCGCCGTCGGCGATCACCGGAACGCCCGAACCCTTGGCGGCCGAGGCGGCGGCGTAGATGGCCGACAGCTGCGGAACACCCACGCCGGCGATGATACGCGTCGTGCAGATCGAACCCGGACCGATACCGACCTTGATACCGTCGGCACCGGCGTCGATCAGGAACCTGGCGGCCTCACCCGTGGCGATGTTGCCCACCACGACATCCAGCGTCGGATAGGCCGCCTTGATCTCCTGGAGCGTGCGCACGATGTTGCGCGAGTGTCCGTGTGCGGAGTCGAGCACCACGGCATCGACATCCTCGGCCACGAGGGCTGCCACACGATCCATGGCGTCGTTGGTGATCCCCACGCCGGCAGCTACACGCAGACGACCCTTCTCGTCCTTGCAGGCATTCGGGTGATCCTGCACCTTGGTGATATCCTTATACGTAATAAGCCCCACCAGATGGCCTTCGTTGTCGACCACGGGGAGCTTTTCGATCTTGTTATTCAGAAGCACCTCCGAGGCGTGGGCCAGATCGGTGCGGTGGGTGGTGATCAGGCGGTCGCCCGGGGTCATCACCTCCTCGATGCGGCGCGACATGTCGGGCTGGAAGCGAAGGTCCCGGTTGGTGACGATGCCGATCAGGCGGAACTCGCCGTCCACGACCGGAATACCGCCGATCTTGTTCTCCTTCATCAGATTCAGGGCATCGCCCACGGTGTTGTCCTTCGAGATGGTGATCGGGTCGTAGATCATGCCGTTTTCGGCTCGCTTCACACGACGCACCTGAGCTGCCTGCTCGGCAATCGTCATATTCTTGTGGATCACGCCGATACCACCTTCACGCGCCAGTGCAATGGCCAACGGAGCCTCGGTCACGGTATCCATCGCCGCAGAAACGATGGGGATGTTGAGCTTGATATTTCGCGAGAAACGGGTCTGGACATTGACCTCTCGCGGCAACACTTCCGAATAGGCGGGTACGAGCAGCACATCGTCGAACGTAAGTCCTTCGGGCTGAACCCTTTCATTGATAAAAGACATAATGAACGTGGATTTTTGTTGCTCGCAAAAGTAATCATTTTTTTCGAAACGGCCTAAAATCAGCCTCCCGAACGTCGACTTTTTATCAACATTTTATCAAGAAAGTTGGCCGGTACGCTTTTTTTCCTATTTTTGTCCCATAACCGACAAAACCCGCAAGGATGAAAACACGCCATCTCTATCCGGCCCTCGCCCTGCTGCTTCTGGCCGCAGGCTGCGGAACCCGACCGTCGGGAAAGCCGGCCGACGCCTCCGGTCAATCCGCCACCGCCGTCTTCGAAGCATCGCCCGACCGCCGGCCCGCCCCCGGTCTCAAACTCGCCGACAGGCAGGAGTGCTCCGACGCGGCCTTGCACATCGACTCCCTCACGACGCTCCGCGGCCGGGTCGTCGTGGCCCACGAAGTACGCTCGTTCACCCCCGAGGGTCGGCAGACCGAATACTGGCTCGTCGATCCGAGCGGCGCCCTCGAACGGGAATACGACCGGGTGAGCGGCGGCGCAACCGACGGAATGCCGCTCCGTGCCGAGTTGGAACTCCGCTACAAGGGACCTTCGGACGAGGGCTTTGCCGCCGAATATGCCGGCGTCTTCGAGGTCGTGCGCATCCTCGCCATGGAGCGGGAGCAGTGACCGAAGAGAAGCGGCAACGGGAAAAGAGAACGAACGAAAGAGAAGAGTCCCCGAAAGAGGGGGGGGGTAAGTGGACTGCCTGCGAACTGCTCCAACAAAAAAACGGGTGTCGTCGTTGGACGACACCCGTTTTCTCTTGCGGCCTCTGGCTCCAGGCCCCCGGCTCCCGGGATCAGTACTGCTCCTTCTCGTTGGGGAAGTCGCACGACTTGACATCCGAGACGTATTGCTCGACAGCCTCGGTCATCACCGTATGCAGATCGGCGTAGCGGCGCAGGAAGCGCGGCGAGAAGCCCTTGTTGATGCCCAGCATGTCGTGGATCACCAGCACCTGGCCGTCGCAGCCCGGACCGGCTCCGATACCGATCGTCGGCGTCGGGATCTCGCTGGTCACCCGCGTGGCAAGCGCTGCCGGGATCTTCTCGAGCACGATGCCGAAGCAGCCCGCCTCGCTCAGCAGATGGGCGTCGTGGAGCAGCTTCTCGGCTTCGGCCTCCTCCTTGGCCCGCACGGCGTAGGTGCCGAACTTGTGGATCGACTGCGGCGTCAGCCCCAGGTGACCCATCACCGGAATGCCGGCCGAGAGGATGCGCTGCACCGACTCGAGGATCTCCTCACCGCCCTCGATCTTCACGGCATCGGCCTCGGTCTCCTTCATGATGCGGATGGCCGAATCGAGCGCCACCTTCGAGTTGCCCTGGTAGGTGCCGAACGGAAGGTCGACAACCACCAGCGCCCGGTTGACGGCGCGCACCACCGAACGGGCATGGTAGATCATCATATCGAGCGTAATGGGAAGCGTCGTCTCGTAACCGGCCATCACGTTGGCCGCCGAGTCGCCCACCAGGATCACGTCGACACCCGCGGCATCGACGATCTTGGCCATCGAATAGTCATACGAGGTCAGCATGGCGATCTTCTCGCCGCGCTGCTTCATCTCCGTCAGGCGATAGGTCGTCACCGCCCGGACTGTACTTTCTACAGACATTTCTTTCAGTTTTTAGGATTTTCAGCGCGGCAAAGATAACGCTTTGCATAGATTTGGCAAAAAAATTGCCACAGAACAACCCCTCCCGACACCGCGACGTTGATCGAATGTTTCGTCCCGGCCTGCGGGATCTCCAGCGCACCGTCGCAGAGGTCCACCACCTGCTGGTCGACCCCGTCAACCTCGTTGCCGAAAACCAGCGCATACTTCGCATCGGACTCCGGTGCAAAGTCATCGAGCATCACCGCCCCCTCGACCTGCTCGACGGCCAGCACCCGGTAGCCTTCGCCGTGCAGCGCCTCGACGCATGCCGCGGTCGACTCCCAATGGCCCCACGACACCGTCTGGTCGGCACCGAGCGCCGTCTTGTGGATCTCGCGCGAAGGGGGCACGGCCGTGATGCCGCACAGCTCGATGCGCTCCACGGCAAAGGCGTCGCCCGTACGGAAAAACGCCCCGACGTTCTGCGCCGAACGCACGTTGTCCAGCACCACCCGCACCGCCATCTTCCGGCGGCGGGCAAACTCCTCAGACGTCGGACGTCCCAGCTCTTCATTCGTTATTTTACGCATATCGGGTCGAAATGAGTGATTTCGGCAGCAAAAGTAAGCAAATAAAAAATATTTTATCTAATTTTGAGGCCTCAATTCAACAGTACCATGTCTCTGAAAAAAGTCTTCGCTCTGGCCGCCGCTCTCGTCATTTCGGGAGGCAGCCTGTATGCCCAGAAGATCCTCGTCGGGGCCGACTTCGAAACCCGATTCGACAACCGCGAATACGCCAACAATGACTTCAACGAGTCGCAGACGCTCTTCAGCGCCCGCCTCACCCCGCGCATCGGCGTCGAGTGGCAGGAGAAGAACCAGCTGGTCGTCGGCGTCGAGATGATGCAGAACTTCGGCCAGTACAACCCCCAGGGCGACCGTTTCCTGAGCGACGTCAAGCCGCTGATGTACTACCGCTTCAAGACCGCGAACGTCCAGGCCAATGCCGGTATCTTCAACCGCAAGGAGCTCATGGGCGACTACTCGACGGCCTTCTTCAGCGACTCGACCCGCTTCTACCACAACCGCCTCTCGGGATTCCTCGGACGCTACGTCTCGTCGCAGCGCGAGAAGACCTACGTCGAGATGGCCATCGACTGGGAGGGGATGTACTCCGAGGCTTCGCGCGAGATGTTCCGCATCCTCTCGGCCGGCCGCTACACCACCCGCCCGGGATTCTACGTCGGATATGCCTTCTCGATGTTCCACTTCGCCGGTTCGAAGCTCAACGAGAACGTCACGGACAACCTGCTCATAAACCCCTACATCGGCTGGGAGTTCAACGCCTTCTTCGACTTCGACATCCAGGGAGGTCTGCTCTTCGCCCCGCAGCGCGGCCGCAGCGTCGACCACACCTGGCGCAAACCCTACGGCGGTCAGTTGGACGTCACCATCTCGCGCTGGGGCCTCAAGATCGAGAACAACCTCTATCTGGGCAAGAACCTCCAGCCGCTGCGCAACTACGTGGCCAATCCCCTGACGGGGGGGGGCCTTACCTACGGCCAGGACGGCCTCTATGCCGGAGAGTCGTTCTACGCGACCACCAAGCACATCTACAACCGCACGTGGGTCGGCTACGACCGCCGGTTCTTCCACGACACGATGCACGTCGAGGCCGGCATGGTCTTCCACTACGACGGAACGGGACTCGGCACGCAGCAGGTCGTCCAGCTGTCGGTCGACATCCAGCGGCTCTTTGACATCGGCCCCCGAAAGCCGGCACCCCACCGTCCGGGGCCCGCACCGCGCCCCTGCTGCTACTGATCTGCAGCCCGTTTGACCGACCATTCATTCACGCACAAGCAAATTCACGAAAAATATGGCAAGCGAAATCAACGAAACCCGAGAGAAGCCGCGCAACTTCCTCGAAGAGATCATCGAAGAGTCCATCGCCAACGGCGTCACCGAAATACAGACCCGTTTCCCGCCCGAACCCAACGGATACCTCCATATCGGCCACGCCAAGAGCATCTGTATCAACTTCGGACTGGCCAAGAAATACGGCGGCAAGTGCAACCTGCGCTTCGACGACACGAACCCCGTCAAGGAGGACGTCGAGTATGTCGACTCGATCAAGCGCGACATCCACTGGCTGGGCTTCGACTGGGCGCTGGAGCGCTACGCCTCGGACTACTTCGACCAGCTCTACGAATGGGCCATCGTCCTGATCAGGAAGGGGCTGGCCTACGTCGACGACCAGACCCAGGAGCAGATCCGCGAAAACCGCGGTACGGTCTCCGAACCCGGAAAGCCCTCGCCCTGGCGCGACCGTTCGGTCGAGGAGAACCTCGATCTGTTCCAGCGCATGAAGGCCGGCGAATTCCCCGACGGTTCGAAGGTCCTGCGCGCCAAGA is a genomic window containing:
- the guaA gene encoding glutamine-hydrolyzing GMP synthase, translated to MQEKILILDFGSQYTQLIARRVRELNVYCEIHPFNKIPTLDESVRGVILSGSPYSVRDAQAPTPDLSAIKGRLPLLGVCYGAQFLAHAFGGEVKPAPSREYGRAMLTVSDPADALMQGLPSPTQVWMSHGDTITRVPDNYRIVASTEDVRVAAFHIEGEQTWGIQFHPEVYHSTDGTHLLKNFVVGICGCSQSWTSESFVESTVRDLREKLGNDKVVLGLSGGVDSSVAAVLLHKAIGKNLYCIFVDSGLLRKNEFDEVLASYENMGLNVKGVKAGAKFLGDLAGVTDPEKKRKIIGRDFVEVFNEEAMQIKDVRWLAQGTIYPDVIESCSVNGPSATIKSHHNVGGLPEKMNLRIVEPLRLLFKDEVRRVGRSLGISEHLIGRHPFPGPGLAIRILGDITPEKVEILQNVDKIYIDALHAAGLYDKVWQAGAILLPVKSVGVMGDERTYESCVALRAVTSTDGMTADWVHLPYEFLADVSNEIINKVKGVNRVVYDISSKPPATIEWE
- a CDS encoding DUF3795 domain-containing protein, with translation MNPEVAACGLFCGGCRKFGKGVCPGCHANEKAAWCEIRSCCLEHGWQSCADCTLMPLDECRKFNAFIGKVFGFLFRSDRRGCIERIREAGSSAFAEEMRLAGSFNRPVKK
- the guaB gene encoding IMP dehydrogenase; this encodes MSFINERVQPEGLTFDDVLLVPAYSEVLPREVNVQTRFSRNIKLNIPIVSAAMDTVTEAPLAIALAREGGIGVIHKNMTIAEQAAQVRRVKRAENGMIYDPITISKDNTVGDALNLMKENKIGGIPVVDGEFRLIGIVTNRDLRFQPDMSRRIEEVMTPGDRLITTHRTDLAHASEVLLNNKIEKLPVVDNEGHLVGLITYKDITKVQDHPNACKDEKGRLRVAAGVGITNDAMDRVAALVAEDVDAVVLDSAHGHSRNIVRTLQEIKAAYPTLDVVVGNIATGEAARFLIDAGADGIKVGIGPGSICTTRIIAGVGVPQLSAIYAAASAAKGSGVPVIADGGLRYSGDIVKALAAGGDCVMIGSMFAGTEEAPGDTIIYNGRKFKAYRGMGSIDAMRAGSADRYFQKGCEGNISKLVPEGIVARVPFKGSLSETVYQLIGGLRSGMGYCGAKDIRTLQKAQFIRITASGMHESHPHDVTITSEAPNYSSEH
- the panB gene encoding 3-methyl-2-oxobutanoate hydroxymethyltransferase; the protein is MSVESTVRAVTTYRLTEMKQRGEKIAMLTSYDYSMAKIVDAAGVDVILVGDSAANVMAGYETTLPITLDMMIYHARSVVRAVNRALVVVDLPFGTYQGNSKVALDSAIRIMKETEADAVKIEGGEEILESVQRILSAGIPVMGHLGLTPQSIHKFGTYAVRAKEEAEAEKLLHDAHLLSEAGCFGIVLEKIPAALATRVTSEIPTPTIGIGAGPGCDGQVLVIHDMLGINKGFSPRFLRRYADLHTVMTEAVEQYVSDVKSCDFPNEKEQY
- a CDS encoding RNA methyltransferase, which gives rise to MRKITNEELGRPTSEEFARRRKMAVRVVLDNVRSAQNVGAFFRTGDAFAVERIELCGITAVPPSREIHKTALGADQTVSWGHWESTAACVEALHGEGYRVLAVEQVEGAVMLDDFAPESDAKYALVFGNEVDGVDQQVVDLCDGALEIPQAGTKHSINVAVSGGVVLWQFFCQIYAKRYLCRAENPKN